One window from the genome of Megalobrama amblycephala isolate DHTTF-2021 linkage group LG4, ASM1881202v1, whole genome shotgun sequence encodes:
- the si:dkey-15h8.17 gene encoding uncharacterized protein si:dkey-15h8.17 isoform X2 encodes MDEVMMKEVVLSFIPGLSEETLTSLLYGLQELGVESKEDLALVQEKDIEKYLRPIQCRKLLNGFKGLAIVQLELVPVTPTVVPSSLNTPSNFPCTQDTISSPSLPLGRPWHVAFEVNWDRMPAAIRKALTNNTRPSPSDRKDMVRAVVDQMLDHEPNPNRTMCHNIARSIVRSYPKCFADVAKNGDMLGDGCHSFLQQIKTRVEYKTRNNTLVRRRRERTHSQVPDEGRGMTRGPVDQYGCVRWCPVEVPVGETEQSLDGIKSHLLNIYSEEGMSGAERAEPLMEKTYIIQRRYLNSVPAPAIAVVKEEWPFLFSPRGICSHFTLLTDVSILVKFREALENKFNTILKFCQEVNCHQGVKDVLACFEPEASDKATCILLLLMAYFKEPKDAIVLDVDPCATATDVEGTVMLPSTPRLIVQGDIMKPRAWMLSLEGQVVMGPHLDFTTGLAAIFSSYYNFNLKYAEDAACTLEFIQSG; translated from the exons atggaTGAAGTAATGATGAAAGAAGTGGTGCTGTCATTCATACCTGGTCTCTCTGAAGAAACTCTGACTTCACTGCTGTATGGGTTGCAAGAGCTTGGTGTGGAAAGCAAGGAAGACCTTGCTTTGGTTCAAGAAAAAGACATAGAGAAATACCTTCGACCTATTCAGTGTCGAAAGTTACTGAATGGCTTTAAAG GACTCGCAATAGTTCAACTGGAACTGGTTCCTGTCACTCCAACCGTTGTCCCCAGCTCCTTAAACACTCCTTCCAACTTCCCATGCACTCAAGACACCATTTCATCTCCATCCTTGCCACTTGGCAGACCATGGCATGTAGCCTTCGAGGTCAACTGGGATAGGATGCCAGCAGCTATTCGAAAGGCACTGACAAATAATACAAGACCATCACCAAGCGATAGAAAAGATATGGTTAGGGCAGTGGTTGATCAGATGTTGGATCATGAGCCTAACCCAAACAGAACAATGTGTCACAACATTGCTCGAAGCATTGTAAGGAGCTATCCGAAATGTTTTGCTGACGTTGCAAAAAATGGAGACATGCTTGGAGATGGTTGTCATTCTTTTCTGCAGCAAATAAAAACTAGGGTGGAATATAAAACCAGGAACAACACACTAGTGAGACGACGCAGAGAGAGGACGCACAGTCAGGTACCAGATGAAGGCAGAGGCATGACTAGAGGCCCTGTAGATCAGTACGGCTGTGTAAGGTGGTGTCCTGTGGAAGTCCCAGTTGGCGAAACTGAGCAATCATTAGATGGCATCAAAAGTCATCTCCTCAACATCTACTCAGAGGAAGGCATGAGTGGTGCTGAGAGAGCTGAACCTCTGATGGAGAAGACCTATATCATCCAGCGACGCTATCTTAATAGTGTACCTGCGCCAGCCATTGCAGTTGTAAAAGAGGAATGGCCTTTTCTCTTTTCACCAAGAG GTATATGTTCCCACTTTACTCTTCTGACCGATGTCTCCATCCTCGTGAAGTTTCGAGAGGCCCTGGAGAACAAATTCAACACCATTCTGAAGTTCTGCCAAGAAGTCAACTGTCATCAAGGCGTGAAAGATGTTTTGGCTTGTTTTGAACCGGAGGCTTCAGACAAGGCTACATGCATTCTTCTCCTTCTGATGGCGTACTTCAAAGAGCCCAAGGATGCTATTGTGCTTGATGTTGAT CCTTGTGCCACAGCCACTGATGTAGAAGGGACTGTGATGCTACCAAGCACCCCTCGCTTGATTGTTCAAG GTGACATAATGAAACCAAGGGCATGGATGCTGTCGTTGGAGGGTCAAGTGGTCATGGGACCTCACCTTGACTTTACAACTGGTCTGGCTGCTATTTTTTCCAGCTACTACAATTTTAACTTGAAGTATGCTGAAGATGCTGCTTGTACTCTGGAATTTATCCAAAG TGGATAG
- the si:dkey-15h8.17 gene encoding uncharacterized protein si:dkey-15h8.17 isoform X1, which translates to MDEVMMKEVVLSFIPGLSEETLTSLLYGLQELGVESKEDLALVQEKDIEKYLRPIQCRKLLNGFKGLAIVQLELVPVTPTVVPSSLNTPSNFPCTQDTISSPSLPLGRPWHVAFEVNWDRMPAAIRKALTNNTRPSPSDRKDMVRAVVDQMLDHEPNPNRTMCHNIARSIVRSYPKCFADVAKNGDMLGDGCHSFLQQIKTRVEYKTRNNTLVRRRRERTHSQVPDEGRGMTRGPVDQYGCVRWCPVEVPVGETEQSLDGIKSHLLNIYSEEGMSGAERAEPLMEKTYIIQRRYLNSVPAPAIAVVKEEWPFLFSPRGICSHFTLLTDVSILVKFREALENKFNTILKFCQEVNCHQGVKDVLACFEPEASDKATCILLLLMAYFKEPKDAIVLDVDPCATATDVEGTVMLPSTPRLIVQGDIMKPRAWMLSLEGQVVMGPHLDFTTGLAAIFSSYYNFNLKYAEDAACTLEFIQRCFLGINPETGTKSKRQRGHMNQQVCTLIRKLIDFEWMSI; encoded by the exons atggaTGAAGTAATGATGAAAGAAGTGGTGCTGTCATTCATACCTGGTCTCTCTGAAGAAACTCTGACTTCACTGCTGTATGGGTTGCAAGAGCTTGGTGTGGAAAGCAAGGAAGACCTTGCTTTGGTTCAAGAAAAAGACATAGAGAAATACCTTCGACCTATTCAGTGTCGAAAGTTACTGAATGGCTTTAAAG GACTCGCAATAGTTCAACTGGAACTGGTTCCTGTCACTCCAACCGTTGTCCCCAGCTCCTTAAACACTCCTTCCAACTTCCCATGCACTCAAGACACCATTTCATCTCCATCCTTGCCACTTGGCAGACCATGGCATGTAGCCTTCGAGGTCAACTGGGATAGGATGCCAGCAGCTATTCGAAAGGCACTGACAAATAATACAAGACCATCACCAAGCGATAGAAAAGATATGGTTAGGGCAGTGGTTGATCAGATGTTGGATCATGAGCCTAACCCAAACAGAACAATGTGTCACAACATTGCTCGAAGCATTGTAAGGAGCTATCCGAAATGTTTTGCTGACGTTGCAAAAAATGGAGACATGCTTGGAGATGGTTGTCATTCTTTTCTGCAGCAAATAAAAACTAGGGTGGAATATAAAACCAGGAACAACACACTAGTGAGACGACGCAGAGAGAGGACGCACAGTCAGGTACCAGATGAAGGCAGAGGCATGACTAGAGGCCCTGTAGATCAGTACGGCTGTGTAAGGTGGTGTCCTGTGGAAGTCCCAGTTGGCGAAACTGAGCAATCATTAGATGGCATCAAAAGTCATCTCCTCAACATCTACTCAGAGGAAGGCATGAGTGGTGCTGAGAGAGCTGAACCTCTGATGGAGAAGACCTATATCATCCAGCGACGCTATCTTAATAGTGTACCTGCGCCAGCCATTGCAGTTGTAAAAGAGGAATGGCCTTTTCTCTTTTCACCAAGAG GTATATGTTCCCACTTTACTCTTCTGACCGATGTCTCCATCCTCGTGAAGTTTCGAGAGGCCCTGGAGAACAAATTCAACACCATTCTGAAGTTCTGCCAAGAAGTCAACTGTCATCAAGGCGTGAAAGATGTTTTGGCTTGTTTTGAACCGGAGGCTTCAGACAAGGCTACATGCATTCTTCTCCTTCTGATGGCGTACTTCAAAGAGCCCAAGGATGCTATTGTGCTTGATGTTGAT CCTTGTGCCACAGCCACTGATGTAGAAGGGACTGTGATGCTACCAAGCACCCCTCGCTTGATTGTTCAAG GTGACATAATGAAACCAAGGGCATGGATGCTGTCGTTGGAGGGTCAAGTGGTCATGGGACCTCACCTTGACTTTACAACTGGTCTGGCTGCTATTTTTTCCAGCTACTACAATTTTAACTTGAAGTATGCTGAAGATGCTGCTTGTACTCTGGAATTTATCCAAAG GTGCTTCTTGGGCATCAACCCAGAGACAGGCACAAAATCTAAGAGGCAGAGAGGTCACATGAACCAGCAAGTCTGCACTCTTATCAGGAAGCTCATTGACTTCGAATGGATGTCAATCTAA